Within Methanobrevibacter sp., the genomic segment CTCTGCCAGAATATTGTCCTGGGAAAAATAAAACAACTGGAACTTCGTCTAACTTTTGATGTAAGTTATTTAAAACATTATGTGATCTTAATATTGGATAAGCCTTTCCAACACCAGTTAAAAATACAACACAGTTATCTGGAGTTCTCTCTAAAATATAGTTTACAATAACATTATTATTATCTGAATTTAATTTTAAAAGACTGATAATTGCTTTAGTTGTAAATTCTATCCCTTTTTTTTCTTCAAAATTAAAAACTTTTTCTAAATAACCTCTTTCATTTAAAATATCAATGATAATTTCATATAAATCAAATTCTTTAATAGTAAATGCATAACTTGAATTATTGATTTTATTTTTAATCCTTGAAACTTCTTCACGAACTTTAAGTTCATATTTCGGATCATAATCAAAAATATAATAACCTACTTCATTACTTAAACCTTTATTCTCAAGAAATGAAGGCTCTTTAATTTTTGGTTCAATTTTACTAAGCTTCTCATCAATATTCATCAGATTCCTCCAGTTATGGCATTTAAAAATGGTGTTAAATTATTTTGAGTTAATAATTCTTTTAATTTAAAATCTACAAATGGTAAAATAATTTTATAATCCTCTTCTTCTTTTTCTAAAAGGCCTGCTTCAATTAAAAAATTTTTATAATTAGTTTTAACCTTTCGAAGAGTTGTATCTTTCCAATTTTCAATTACTTCACTTTGGTTAGATTTATTCATGAAAAAAATATCTAAATCTGAATCTTTTATAATGTAATTTCCTAAAATAATA encodes:
- a CDS encoding DUF1788 domain-containing protein, with protein sequence MNIDEKLSKIEPKIKEPSFLENKGLSNEVGYYIFDYDPKYELKVREEVSRIKNKINNSSYAFTIKEFDLYEIIIDILNERGYLEKVFNFEEKKGIEFTTKAIISLLKLNSDNNNVIVNYILERTPDNCVVFLTGVGKAYPILRSHNVLNNLHQKLDEVPVVLFFPGQYSGRELVLFNTIEGSNYYRAFPLIR